The nucleotide sequence CGGTCGCCACCACCTTTGCCATAGGCGCCATCATGATTCCGGCGTTGGTCAAGCGCGGCTATCCGGCGCCGTTCGCCGCGGCGCTGCAGGCCGCCTCGGCCGAACTCGGCGTCATCATCCCGCCCTCGATCCCGCTGATCCTCTACGGCGTCACCACCCAGACCAGCGTGCCGGAGCTGTTCATCGCCGGCATCGGCCCCGGCCTGCTGATCGGCGCCGTGCTCAGCCTGACGGTGCTGGCGTGGTGCCGGCTCAAGGGCTGGGGCCGCGGCGACGGCGAGGGGCGCCTCAAGCCACTGGCGGCGCTGCGCGAGGCGGCGTTCGCGCTGATGATGCCGGCGGTGGTGCTGGGCGGGATCTATGGCGGCGTCACCACCCCGACCGAGGCCTCGGTGGTCGCGGTGGTCTACGCGCTGGTGGTCGGCATGGCGATCCACCGCGAGATCTCCTGGCACGACCTCTACCCGGTCTTCCGGCGCTCGGCGATCACGTCCTCGGTGATCTTGTTCATCATCGCGATGGCTAGCCTGTTCTCGTACCTGCTCAACCGCCAGGGCGTGCCGGATGCGGCGGCGGGCTGGATCGTCGCGACCTTCGACACTCCGGCCCTCTATCTCCTCGGCGTCAATCTGCTGCTGTTCGTTGTCGGCATGTTCGTCGAGACCAGCGCCTCGATCATCATCCTGGCGCCGATCCTGGCCGAGGCGGCGGTGCGGTTCGGCATCGACCCGGTGCATTTCGGCACGGTGATGGTGGTCAACCTGGCGCTCGGCATGATCACCCCGCCGTTCGGGGTCAACCTGTTCGCTGCGGCCCAGGTGGCGAGGATCCCGCTCGAGCGCATGATGGC is from Blastochloris viridis and encodes:
- a CDS encoding TRAP transporter large permease, giving the protein MTALMLGVMLALFVAGVPIAVAVGLASVAGMAGFTQFPLIVVAQQAFIGLDRFPLAAVPFFILAGNLMEVGGISRRLIEFARAIVGGVQGALATTCVLACMIFAAISGSSVATTFAIGAIMIPALVKRGYPAPFAAALQAASAELGVIIPPSIPLILYGVTTQTSVPELFIAGIGPGLLIGAVLSLTVLAWCRLKGWGRGDGEGRLKPLAALREAAFALMMPAVVLGGIYGGVTTPTEASVVAVVYALVVGMAIHREISWHDLYPVFRRSAITSSVILFIIAMASLFSYLLNRQGVPDAAAGWIVATFDTPALYLLGVNLLLFVVGMFVETSASIIILAPILAEAAVRFGIDPVHFGTVMVVNLALGMITPPFGVNLFAAAQVARIPLERMMAPLVVFIAAVLACLMAITYLPWITLALRDVAFR